Part of the Arthrobacter gengyunqii genome is shown below.
ACCACCGCAGGAACCGTGCGTAAGCCCGGCTGCCGCGCAGCTTGTCATAACGCATAGGCAGCCGTCGCAGACAGCCAGTGGCGACATGACATAACTGACAGAAGAACCCGAGCGGGCCCCTCCCCGATCCGCCCCGCAGGTGCACGCCTGATCTGCGAAAAAATAGGGTCCAGATCACTTCCGCCACAGCACCTTAGGGCCTATGATTCGCTTTTGCGTTCCGAGTTGGTGAAACCGGCCCTTGTGGCTATATGATCTACGCCTAACCCCCCAAATTTCAGGAGATAAGCACTTCACATGGCTACTGATTACGATGCTCCGCGCGTCAAGGAAGAAGACCGCCCCAGCGATTCCCTTGAGGGGCTGAAAGCCCAGCAGCGCGGCGGCGCAATGACGGCCGTTCGGGACGTCGCTGACGAAACGGATGCCATCGACGGCTTCGAACTTCCCGGTGCGGATCTGTCCGGCGAAGAGCTGCTCATTAAGGTTGTCCCGGCACAGGCTGACGAGTTCACCTGCATGTCCTGCTTCCTGGTGCGGCACCGCTCACAGATCGCCAAGGAAAAGAACGGCGACAAGTACTGCGTGGACTGCGAAGGCTGAGTCCGCCGCTATCCGGTTTGGATGCGAACGACTCTGTCGCGGCATCCAAACCGGCTATTTTTTTGCCTGTAACCATCTATTCCACGGCTTGAACCACTTCATTGCGGCGCAGGAACCATGGCTTGTAGGGCGGGTCAAACAGGGCGAACCGCGGCATGCCCACCGGGGTCAGGCCGGCGGACTCCACCGCCTCCCCCAGTGCCTCAGCGTGGTCCAGATAGTTGCGTGACGTCCACCTGCCCGAGAAAGAGGCTGCCGCGCCCCGGCTTGCCGGCATCGTCACGATCGTGACGGCGGGATCGTCCGGGTCCGGTGCCGCGTTGGGGGTCAGCGTTTCCGGAAGCACAAAGGCCACGGTATAGGTTCCCTCGAGGGGTTGCGGCTGAAGTACCACCGGCGCCGTCATGGGAATTTTGACCGGCAGCGGAACATCCGCGGGGTTATGGGACGGATTGGCACCGCTGGGCATGTTCTTGCCGCTGATGTAGCCGAACAAATAGCGGAACGCAGTGTTGCCCGCCGCCTCCAAAGACGAATGGACTGTCACCTGCGCCACCAGATGGGCCGGGTAATTCCGCAGCTCGAAGCCGGGAAGAACGGCAAGCACCTGGTACGGCTGCTGTTCTGTCATATGGCGTGAGGATACCCGCCTGA
Proteins encoded:
- a CDS encoding DUF4193 domain-containing protein — its product is MATDYDAPRVKEEDRPSDSLEGLKAQQRGGAMTAVRDVADETDAIDGFELPGADLSGEELLIKVVPAQADEFTCMSCFLVRHRSQIAKEKNGDKYCVDCEG
- a CDS encoding SOUL family heme-binding protein, whose protein sequence is MTEQQPYQVLAVLPGFELRNYPAHLVAQVTVHSSLEAAGNTAFRYLFGYISGKNMPSGANPSHNPADVPLPVKIPMTAPVVLQPQPLEGTYTVAFVLPETLTPNAAPDPDDPAVTIVTMPASRGAAASFSGRWTSRNYLDHAEALGEAVESAGLTPVGMPRFALFDPPYKPWFLRRNEVVQAVE